One region of Hoeflea sp. 108 genomic DNA includes:
- a CDS encoding YaiI/YqxD family protein: MDSKPIIYVDADACPVKDEVVKVAERLDLVVTFVSNGGMRPSRDPMIRNVVVSKSADAADDWIVDNARTNDIVVTADIPLAARAVALGAHVLGPTGRPFTPESIGMAVAMRDLKQHLRETGESKGYNASFAPQDRSRFLGALDQMARRALKSAQA; the protein is encoded by the coding sequence ATGGACAGCAAGCCGATCATCTATGTCGACGCCGATGCCTGTCCGGTAAAGGACGAGGTGGTGAAGGTCGCCGAGAGGCTGGATCTCGTCGTCACCTTCGTCTCCAACGGCGGGATGAGGCCATCACGCGATCCGATGATCCGCAACGTCGTGGTGTCCAAGAGCGCGGACGCGGCCGATGACTGGATCGTCGACAATGCCAGGACCAACGACATCGTCGTCACCGCCGACATCCCGCTGGCTGCCAGAGCCGTCGCCCTTGGCGCACACGTGCTGGGACCGACCGGCCGACCTTTCACGCCGGAAAGCATCGGCATGGCGGTTGCCATGCGCGACCTCAAGCAGCATCTGCGCGAGACCGGTGAGAGCAAGGGCTACAACGCCTCCTTTGCACCGCAGGATCGCTCGCGTTTTCTAGGGGCACTTGACCAGATGGCGCGACGAGCGCTGAAATCGGCGCAGGCATGA
- a CDS encoding GNAT family N-acetyltransferase yields the protein MSGIAYEVDVRGLDDLSPRDLYAMLKMRLDVFVVEQQCAFPEMDGKDPEALHLRLLAGKELLASTRIIAPSGIDDPAYIGRVVVSPDHRGKRLGDKLMVESIAACERLFPGRPIALSAQSHLEKFYVSFGFATVSEEYLEDNIPHIDMLRALPA from the coding sequence ATGAGCGGGATCGCATACGAGGTCGACGTCAGAGGCTTGGACGACCTGTCTCCACGCGACCTCTATGCGATGCTGAAGATGCGTCTCGACGTCTTTGTCGTCGAGCAGCAATGCGCATTTCCCGAAATGGACGGCAAGGATCCCGAAGCCCTTCACCTCAGGCTGCTTGCCGGCAAGGAGTTGCTGGCGAGCACGCGCATTATCGCCCCTTCCGGCATTGACGATCCGGCCTATATCGGCCGGGTCGTGGTATCTCCCGACCATCGGGGCAAGCGCCTTGGCGACAAGCTGATGGTGGAATCCATCGCTGCCTGCGAGCGGCTGTTTCCGGGCCGGCCGATCGCCTTGTCGGCGCAGAGCCATCTCGAGAAATTCTACGTGTCCTTCGGCTTCGCCACCGTGTCGGAGGAATATCTTGAAGACAATATTCCGCATATCGACATGCTGCGCGCCCTGCCTGCCTGA
- a CDS encoding cytochrome b/b6 domain-containing protein has product MEHDVDGQPADATAGELVYRQTRWTRLTHWIWALCLFFLLLSGLQIFNAHPALYIGRQSGFQFSNSVLVIDAADTATGTTGYTEIFGNRFNTSGVLGLSGPADNPSVRAFPAWATIPSSQDLATGRVVHFFFAWLLSFTLLAWLIGSIWNGHLRRDLVPTATDLRNLPKDISDHARLRFNHRREYNTLQKLTYGGVLFVLLPLMILTGLAMSPSMNAAVPFLTDMLGGRQTARTIHFATMLLLVAFFFVHILMILAAGPINELRSIITGWYRTDPPAHDGKPAEGSD; this is encoded by the coding sequence ATGGAACACGACGTGGACGGCCAGCCAGCCGACGCGACGGCGGGCGAACTGGTCTATCGCCAGACGCGGTGGACACGCTTGACGCATTGGATCTGGGCACTGTGCCTGTTCTTCCTGCTGCTCAGCGGCCTGCAGATCTTCAACGCGCATCCTGCACTCTATATCGGCAGGCAATCCGGCTTCCAGTTTTCGAACAGCGTCCTCGTCATCGACGCGGCCGATACGGCTACGGGAACAACGGGTTACACCGAGATATTCGGAAATAGATTCAACACGTCCGGCGTGCTTGGCCTGTCCGGCCCGGCAGACAATCCAAGTGTGCGCGCGTTTCCCGCGTGGGCGACGATCCCCTCGAGCCAGGACCTGGCTACCGGGCGCGTGGTGCATTTCTTCTTCGCCTGGCTTTTGTCCTTCACGCTGCTTGCCTGGCTGATCGGCAGCATCTGGAACGGCCACCTGCGCCGCGATCTGGTGCCGACCGCTACCGATCTGCGCAACCTGCCCAAGGACATCTCCGACCATGCCAGGCTGCGCTTTAACCACCGGCGGGAATACAACACACTGCAGAAGCTGACCTATGGCGGCGTGCTGTTTGTGCTGCTGCCACTGATGATCCTGACCGGGCTCGCCATGTCGCCGAGCATGAATGCGGCCGTGCCGTTCCTGACCGACATGCTGGGCGGCCGGCAAACGGCACGCACCATCCACTTCGCCACCATGCTGCTGCTGGTTGCCTTCTTCTTCGTCCACATACTGATGATCCTGGCTGCAGGCCCGATCAACGAACTGCGTTCGATCATCACCGGCTGGTACCGCACCGATCCGCCCGCACATGACGGCAAGCCTGCCGAGGGGAGCGACTGA
- a CDS encoding DUF1345 domain-containing protein — MIKPFKRHLIFKISLGVGALALAAALLAKIPLAYAIGANVFFVVFIGLVLRQMPALTADYLSRRAQEADEPVSIIFAAIIAIVAVAVGSLFVLMNAKGAANWIALTFSLLSLPLGWATIHAMAALHYAHLYWKGDKKTESTSTRSRKPVGGLIFPGTERPCGWDFLYFSIVIGMTAQTADTNISSTSMRQAAMAHSVLSFFFNTIIVAAAVNLVVSLAS; from the coding sequence ATGATCAAACCCTTCAAGCGCCACCTCATCTTCAAGATCAGCCTCGGCGTCGGCGCCCTGGCCCTTGCCGCAGCATTGCTGGCCAAAATCCCGCTGGCTTATGCCATCGGCGCAAATGTGTTCTTTGTCGTTTTCATCGGCCTGGTGCTGAGGCAGATGCCGGCGCTCACAGCCGACTATCTGAGCCGGCGGGCGCAGGAAGCCGACGAGCCGGTCAGCATCATCTTTGCGGCCATCATCGCCATCGTCGCGGTCGCAGTCGGCTCGCTCTTCGTGCTGATGAACGCCAAGGGGGCAGCCAACTGGATCGCGCTGACCTTCTCGCTGCTGTCGCTGCCTTTGGGCTGGGCGACCATCCATGCCATGGCAGCCCTGCACTACGCCCATCTCTACTGGAAGGGCGACAAGAAGACGGAGTCGACTTCTACACGCAGCCGCAAGCCCGTGGGCGGATTGATCTTTCCGGGCACTGAACGCCCCTGCGGCTGGGACTTCCTCTACTTTTCCATCGTCATCGGCATGACCGCCCAGACGGCGGATACCAACATCTCATCGACATCGATGCGTCAGGCGGCGATGGCCCACTCGGTGCTGTCGTTCTTCTTCAACACCATCATCGTCGCCGCTGCCGTCAACCTGGTGGTTTCGCTCGCCAGTTGA